From Thalassospiraceae bacterium LMO-JJ14:
ATCGCCGGATCTGGCCGGCCGTTGCATCCTCTATGTCGGCGGCCGTCCACAATCTGTGAACCGCTACCGCCAGCTCTTACAGAACTGGAACGCTGAGTTCCTGCATCACGACGGCGGCCAGGAAAAATCCATCCATGAACTGGCCAGTGCCATCGCGCGGGCCGACACCGTTGTCTTTCCGTGCGACTGCGTCAGCCATGATGCCGTCTGCAACGTCAAGAAGCTGTGCCGGCAGTTGATGAAAACGTATGTGCCGCTCCGCACAAGCGGTCTGGCGCCGCTGATGGCCGCCCTCAATGCAAAAGCCGGCGTTGAAGAAACCGACACCAACGATAGCGCGCCGGCACCGGAGGACATGCCTCACGAACGGGTCCGCATGATCTAAAACGGCGCATGCCGCGCCACCCCCAAGAACGACCAACCGAAGAAAGACGAGGAGAACGAAAAGATGAAGCCTTTAACGCGCACATTCCTGGGAAGCGCGCTTTGCGTGAGTGTATTCACGCTCGTCCTGGCATCGCCTGCATCTGCCCAGGAACCGAAACTCGGCGACCTGATCAAGCTAATCGAAAAACAGCAGCAGCAGATCAATTCCCTGCGGTCCCGTCTTGAGGCGACGGAAGGCAAAGCCGAACAGGCCGCTGCCAAAGCCGATGAAGCCGCCGCCAAGCCGTCGATCCTCGACAAGGTAACGTTGGGCGGCGTTGCCGAGGTTGAGATGACCAATACCGAAGCCTACAGCGGTGCCGATACCAGCGACATCACCCTGGCCAAGGTCGAGTTCTTCGTCGATACCCAGCCGCACGAGTACCTCGCGACGCATGTGCAGATGCTCTACGAGGATGACGGCACAGAGACCATCTCTCTCGACGAGGCGTTTGCGACCCTCGGTAACACCGAACAGTTCCCGCTCTATCTGCAGGCCGGCAAATGGGCCGGTCCGTTCGGCGGTTTCGATACCGCCATGAGCACCGATCCGCTGACCAAGAATCTGGGTGAAACCAAGGAAGCCTCGATCCTTCTCGGTGCGGCGAAGGGTGGGTTCGCGCTGGAAGGGTTCATCTATAACGGCGACACCCAGAAAACCGGCGAAAGCAACAGGATCGATCAGTTCGGCTCCGCCCTCAGCTATGGCGGGGAAAACGGCGGCGTCGCCTTCAACGGCGGCATTGCCTACCTCAACAACATGGCGGATTCCGATGGCCTGACGACGGCGCTCGGCACTAATGCTACCGCTATCAACAGTTATGTCTCAGGGTTCGAGGCGCATGGCGATGTCACGTTCTCCGGCATGACGCTGCTGGGCGGATACATGACGGCCCTGAAATCCTTCCAGAGCGGCGAAGTCGCCTTTAACGGACAAGGTGCGAAGCCCGTCGCCTGGAACCTCGAAGCTGCCTACACGCTGCCGGTCATGGGCAAGGAAACGACCTTCGCCGCGACCGCACAGGGTACCAAGGAAGCACTCGCCCTGGGTCTGCCTGAAACCCGGTACGGCGCCGCCGTCACCGTCGCCATCGTCGATCATTTCTCGATCACCGGCGAATACCTGCATGACGAGGACTACGCGGTATCCGACGGCGGCACCGGCAACAGTGGCCACACGGCGACGCTGAAGCTTGCTGCCGAATACTGAGGTCCCAAAAAAGACAACTGAGGAAAATGACAATGTTCAGAAAACTTACCCTGGCGGCGACGGTGTTCCTGACACTGCCCGCCTCCGGCGCCCTGGCGTCGGACGCAAAAGCCATAGCCATGACTTACGCAGACATTGCGCACGCCATGTACGCAGACTCGCTGGCAACATCGGAAACACTGCGGAGCGCCGTCGGCAAACTCGCCGCAAGCCCCGGCGAGACGACACTGCTGGCGGCACGGGCGGCTTGGCTGGCGGCCCGCAAACCTTATCAGCAGACGGAGGGTTTCCGTTTCGCCAACCCGGCCGTTGATGACTGGGAAGGCAAGGTCAACGCCTGGCCGCTGGATGAGGGCCTGATCGATTACGTCGACGCCTCATACGGGACCAGCGCCGACGCCAACCCCTATTACACCGCCAACGTCATTGCGCACCCGAACCTGTCGATTGCCGGCAGGAATATCGATGCAAAGATGATCACCCCGGCGCTGTTGCGCGACACGCTTCAGGAACTTGACGGCATCGAAGCCAATGTCGCGACCGGCTATCACGCCATCGAATTCCTGCTTTGGGGGCAGGACCTGAACGGCACCGGCCCCGGTGCCGGCAAGCGTCCGGCGACGGATTTCGACAACGCGAACTGCACCGGCGGCAATTGCGATCGCCGCGTTCAGTACCTGACGGCGGCGACCGACCTTCTGGTCGATGATCTGGCGGGAATGGTCGCGAAATGGGCGGAAGGCGGCGAGGCACGCACCCGTGTGACCGACGACCCGGCACTGGCCATCAGCGCGGTCATTCAGGGGCTGGGCAGCCTTTCCTATGGCGAGTTGGCTGGCGAGCGCATCAAACTCGGCCTGATGCTGCATGACCCCGAAGAAGAACACGACTGCTTTTCCGACAACACCCACAACTCTCACTACTATGATCAGCTTGGGATGGTGGCGATTTATAACGGCCGTTATGTGCGCATTGACGGCAGTGTCGTCGAAGGTCCGGGCGTCGCTTCGCTGGTTGCCGCAAAGAATGCCTCTGTCGCCGCCATGATCGAAGGCGCGATGCAGAATGCGTCACAGAAAATGGCGATCATGAAAGCCAAAGCCGACAGCCGCACCATGGCTTATGACCAGATGCTGGGTGAAGGCAATGCCGAGGGCAACGCGATCATTCAGGCCGTTGTCGACGGTCTGGTGGCGCAGGCCAAGGCCATCGAGAAAGCGGCGCCGGCACTTGGCGTGCAGGCGCTTGCTTTGGAAAGATCGGACAGTCTCGATAATCCGAATGCTGTCTTTAAATAACAACTGGCGGGTACGGTGCGGGCAGCATGCTGTTCGCACCGCACATTCTCAAGAGAGCACGATATGACCCATACCCGAACATTCGCCAGTGCAGCGCTGGCGGCCCTGCTTCTGGCCACGACCGGCGCATATGCCGCCAACGAAGCCGAAATCCTGAAACCGGCGACGTCGTTCGCTGCCCCTGAGAAATTCGAAGCCATGTCTGCTGGCGCGGCAACGGTACGCCCGCGCGCCAATGCGGATGCCTTCTCGCAAAGCTCGGCGAACCTGACCCTTGAACAGGAAATGCGTTTCAAGATCGGTAACGGTTTCTTCAAGCGGCTGTGGGTTTCCGCCCCATCCTCGACGCAGTCCTCGGACGGGCTCGGCCCGCTGTTCAACGCGCGCTCCTGCCAGCGCTGCCACCTCAAGGACGGGCGCGGACATCCGCCGGAAAGCAACAATGCCCCCGCCGTTTCCATGTTTCTGCGTCTGTCGATTCCGCCCCGGGGCGACGCCGACAGGAAACTTTTGGACGAACACCGCGTCAATGTCATCAACGAGCCAACATACGGCGGGCAGTTTCAGGATTTCGCGGTCCAGGGCATCGACCCCGAAGGCCACATGCACATCACGTACACCGAACAGCACGTGAAACTCGCCGACGGCACCGTTATCAATTTGCGGAAACCCGAATACAGCGTCACCGATCTGAAATACGGGCCGATGCACCCCGACACCATGCTGTCGCCCCGGGTCGCGCCGCAGATGATCGGCCTCGGCCTGATCGAAATGATCGCGGCAGATGACATCCTCGCCCACGCCGATCCCGACGACGCCGATAATGACGGCATTTCCGGCCGCGCCAATCTGGTCTGGGACAATGAAAGCGGCAAGGTCGTGCTTGGCCGCTTTGGCTGGAAAGCCGGCAATCCGTCCATTCGCCAGCAGTCCGGCGGCGCTTTTGCCGGCGACATCGGTATTTCCAATCCAGAGGCAAGCCGGCCCTGGGGCGACTGTACTTTGGCGCAGACGCCCTGTCGCGAGGCACCGCACGGCGCGAGCGCGCAAGACAAGAACCTCGAGGCGGACGAGGACGTCCTGCAGCTTGTCACGCACTATTCCCGAAATCTGGCGGTGCCCATGCGTCGTGACGTCGGCAAGAAGGACGTGCTCAAAGGCAAGCGCATATTCTATGAAAGCGGCTGCATCTCGTGCCACATACCGAAATACATTACCCGAACGGAACCGTCCCGGCCCGAGCATTCGCACCAGTTGATCTGGCCATATACGGATCTTCTTTTGCACGACATGGGCGACGGCCTGGCCGACCATCGGCCCGAAGGCGCCGCCGACGGATACGAATGGCGCACGCCGCCGTTATGGGGCATTGGTTTGACGAAAACCGTCAGCGGGCATACGTATTTCCTGCATGACGGACGCGCGCGAAATCTTCTCGAAGCGATTCTGTGGCACGGTGGTGAGGCCGAAGCCGCAAAGAACAATGTTCGCGAACTGTCCGCCGAAGACCGCGACGCATTGATCAAATTTCTGGAGTCACTCTGATGGGCAAAAGCCTGATCACAGCTTTATTCTTCGGTGCCGTCCTGTTGCCGTCTCTGTCCGCTCAGGCCACTCAGCCCGATTACGCAGCGATACGCACAGCGATTTATAATAATCAGATTGAACCCGGGTATGCACATTTCGCGGAAAGGGCCCATGTGCTTGAATACGAGACCACAGTGCACTGCAAGAACATCCATGAAGCACCCGACATGCTGGCCATCCGCACAGCGTTTCACGACGCCATGGATGCCTGGCAGGCCGTACAGCATTTCCGCCACGGCGCAGTTGCCATGGACGACCGTCATGCACGGTTGCAGTTCTGGCCCGACAAGCGCGGCGTCACGGAACGGCATTTGCGGAAGCTTCTGGCGGAACCGGCCTCTCCCGGCCTTGCGCAGGGAATCGCCGGGGCCAGCGTTGCGTTGCAGGGCTTTCCGGCGCTGGAAAGGCTGCTGTTCGATGACGCACCGTTGTCCCAGCATCTTGTCGGCGGCGAAAAAGCGGTCCGTTGCCGGGTTGCCGAGGCGATCACGCACAATATCGCCGGCATTGCCGCCGTACTGAAGGCGGAAAGCGGCGGAACGGACGGAGACGCAAAGATCGACATCGCCAACACGGTGAACGATCTCGTCACTGCGCTGGAATTCATTCAATCCGTGAAATTAAAGCAGCCGGCCGGCACGAAACGCCCCCGGCCGTTGCAGCTTGAAAACTGGCTGAGCGGCCGCAGCCTGAAAAATGTCGAAGTCAACATCCGTGCATTGCGCGAGCTTTATAAACTGCTGTACGCCGATGCGCCGGATGACGATCCCCAACACAAGCTGATCCTCGATCAATTCGACGAAGCCGAGGACGCCATCCGCGCCATGGGGGAAAACGGCAAGGTGCTGTTGAGCGAAGAGCTCGGCCCGGTTCGCTTTCGCGCCCTGGCCGGAACGCTGGCATCGCTGCGCGAGTTGATTGCGGAAAGCCTGCCCGAAACCTTGCAGGTCAACCTCGGCTTCAACAATCTGGACGGCGATTGATTGAATGTCGAAATCAACCCTGAGCCCGCCTGTTTCCAGGCGCACCTTTACGGCGTCGATGCTGGCGCTCGGCTTCGGGGCATTCCTGCCCCGGACTGTCCGAGCCGCGGCAAATTCAGGTTTTCTTGCCACCGGCTATGACAAGCTCCGCGCCCAGCACATGGTTTCGCGGATCGGTCCGGACTTCGTCATCCGCTGGGACCTGCCCCTGCCGGGCCGCGGCCACGGCTCGACCGTGCGCCCGCATTCGAACGAGGGTCTTGTCGTCGCCCGCCGCCCCGGCAGGTTTGCCATCGTTTTCGATATTGATGAGGGGCGCGAACGCCACCGCCTGTCACCTGCCGCCGGGCGGCACTTTTATGGTCACGGCATCTACAGCCCCGACGGCAAGACGTTGTGGATGACGGAAAACAATTTCGACAACGGGCAAGGCGTGATCGGTGTTTACGATGCCGCCAACGGCTATGTCCGAACCGGCGAGTTCCCGAGCGGCGGAATCGGCCCGCATCAGTTACTTCTCACACCCGGCGGTCGCACGCTCGCGGTTGCCAACGGCGGCATCCTGACGCACCCCGACAATGGCAGGGAGAAGCTCAACATCGATACCATGCGGCCGTCACTTGCCTATATCGACGCCCGCAACGGCACGATCTCGAACCAAATCTTCTTCTCCAAAGACCGCCTGCAGAAACTCAGCATCCGCCATATCGCCCTGACCGCCGACGGCAGCGTCTGCGTCGGGTGCCAGGATCAGCTCAGCGACGGGCGGAAACTACCCCTCGTCTATCTCCACAACGGCCAAGACAGCCGCCTTGCCGCCCTGCCCATGCCGCAGAACATTCTGAGCCGTTTCAACGGCTATTGCGGATCGGTCGTTTTCGATACGCCGGGCCGCACACTTGCGGTCTCGTCGCCGAGGGGCGGCCTGGTCGGTTTCTGGCGGCTGCCCGATGGAAAATGGCAGGGCCATGTGGAACTGGCGGACGGTTGCGCTCTCGCCCCGTCAGCCGGCGGGATGGTGGTGTCCAGCGGCAACGGAACGATTGAGACCCTGAGCACCGCATTTCTGCCAATAAACGCCGAACGTCATGCGTTCCGCAGGTGGGACAATCACATGACGCCCATCGCCGGCTGATATGATGATGTAGCGGTCTCTGAAAGCCGACACCTGATCTAAGGTATCGCGCCCCGTCAGCCCGTGTGGCTGTACATCCGCCGCCCCGGCACCGGCATCTTCGCGCGTGCGATCACACCCGCGTCCGATACCGTAATGAACAGCTCGTCGTTGTTCACCCCACCGAAAGCCAGGTTCGTCGTGGTGCGGCCGATATGGCGGCAGTCGACGGTCAGGATGTCCTCGCCGTGTTCGTCAAAGGCATAAATCCGCCCCCGGCTGGCGTGACAGACATAAAGATTCCCGCGTTCGTCCAGCGCCATGCCGTCCGGCCCGATGACCCCCGCCGGCAGACGTGCGAACAGGCCGACCTTGTTCGGGCCTTCCGGATACAGCGGCACGCGCCAGACAGCAGCGGCACGAGTCATGGCGACGTACAGCACCTTGTCCTCGAGACCGGTGACGAGACCATTCGGGCTCGGCCCGTTCGAGATCAGGCGTTCCAGCACTTCGTTGCCGTCCGGGCGCACGCGATAGACGCGCCCGCTCGGGTCGTGCAGGCCGGTCGTGCCCTGATCGGTGAAATACAGCGTGCCGTCGGCGCCGAAGAACAAATCGTTGCAGCCCTTGAAGCCCTCGCTTCGGTTCGAACCGAAGCGATCACGCACATCGCCCGTCTTCGGATCGAGGATGATAATGCCGCGCTTATAATCGGCGATCTGGATGGTGCCGTCGGGCATCACCCGCAAGCCGTTCGGCCAGCCGCCGTAATCGGCCCCGACCGACCATTCCCCCGATGGCGTGACCCGGAAAATACGTCCCCACGGAATATCGACGCACCACAGATTACCGCCCCTGTCGAACGACGGTCCTTCAAGAAACGACGGCACGTCTGCGCCCGGCTTGTTGGCATTCACCCAGTCGGACGGCTGTCCGAAAACCCGATGCTCTTCAGGCATTGCCGAAAAAACTTCGGCGCGAATTTCTGTGACGCTCATGAATGCTTCTCCCTGTCGGCCGTTGTCAGGCGCTAGAAAACCCGCACCCGGGGACGAACGCAAGCCTCGAAATATGGCGCTACACTTCCTATCTTTCAGAAGAAGCAACCGTGGAGACCGCAGATGTCATGCCTCCATATCGACCGCCGCCGCTTTATGGGCCTTGCTGCCGCTGGTGCCGCACTTGGTGCGGGCGGCCTGCCGGCGTTCGCCGCCGGCCCTGACATCCTGACAAAACCGATCCCGCGCACGGGCGAGCGCATTCCCGCCATCGGCATGGGCACGTGGATCACGTTCAACGTCGGTGAAGACCGGCGCTTGCGCGATGCACGCACAAAGGTGCTGGCCCGATTCTTCGAGATGGGCGGCGGGATGATCGATTCCTCGCCCATGTACGGCTCGTCCGAGGAAGTGGTCGGCTATGCCCTGGAACAACTGAATACCCCGAGCACCCTGTTTTCGGCGACCAAGGTATGGACACCGTCAACCCTGCATGGCCGCGAGCA
This genomic window contains:
- a CDS encoding LbtU family siderophore porin, which produces MKPLTRTFLGSALCVSVFTLVLASPASAQEPKLGDLIKLIEKQQQQINSLRSRLEATEGKAEQAAAKADEAAAKPSILDKVTLGGVAEVEMTNTEAYSGADTSDITLAKVEFFVDTQPHEYLATHVQMLYEDDGTETISLDEAFATLGNTEQFPLYLQAGKWAGPFGGFDTAMSTDPLTKNLGETKEASILLGAAKGGFALEGFIYNGDTQKTGESNRIDQFGSALSYGGENGGVAFNGGIAYLNNMADSDGLTTALGTNATAINSYVSGFEAHGDVTFSGMTLLGGYMTALKSFQSGEVAFNGQGAKPVAWNLEAAYTLPVMGKETTFAATAQGTKEALALGLPETRYGAAVTVAIVDHFSITGEYLHDEDYAVSDGGTGNSGHTATLKLAAEY
- a CDS encoding imelysin family protein — translated: MFRKLTLAATVFLTLPASGALASDAKAIAMTYADIAHAMYADSLATSETLRSAVGKLAASPGETTLLAARAAWLAARKPYQQTEGFRFANPAVDDWEGKVNAWPLDEGLIDYVDASYGTSADANPYYTANVIAHPNLSIAGRNIDAKMITPALLRDTLQELDGIEANVATGYHAIEFLLWGQDLNGTGPGAGKRPATDFDNANCTGGNCDRRVQYLTAATDLLVDDLAGMVAKWAEGGEARTRVTDDPALAISAVIQGLGSLSYGELAGERIKLGLMLHDPEEEHDCFSDNTHNSHYYDQLGMVAIYNGRYVRIDGSVVEGPGVASLVAAKNASVAAMIEGAMQNASQKMAIMKAKADSRTMAYDQMLGEGNAEGNAIIQAVVDGLVAQAKAIEKAAPALGVQALALERSDSLDNPNAVFK
- a CDS encoding di-heme oxidoredictase family protein, whose amino-acid sequence is MTHTRTFASAALAALLLATTGAYAANEAEILKPATSFAAPEKFEAMSAGAATVRPRANADAFSQSSANLTLEQEMRFKIGNGFFKRLWVSAPSSTQSSDGLGPLFNARSCQRCHLKDGRGHPPESNNAPAVSMFLRLSIPPRGDADRKLLDEHRVNVINEPTYGGQFQDFAVQGIDPEGHMHITYTEQHVKLADGTVINLRKPEYSVTDLKYGPMHPDTMLSPRVAPQMIGLGLIEMIAADDILAHADPDDADNDGISGRANLVWDNESGKVVLGRFGWKAGNPSIRQQSGGAFAGDIGISNPEASRPWGDCTLAQTPCREAPHGASAQDKNLEADEDVLQLVTHYSRNLAVPMRRDVGKKDVLKGKRIFYESGCISCHIPKYITRTEPSRPEHSHQLIWPYTDLLLHDMGDGLADHRPEGAADGYEWRTPPLWGIGLTKTVSGHTYFLHDGRARNLLEAILWHGGEAEAAKNNVRELSAEDRDALIKFLESL
- a CDS encoding imelysin family protein, which gives rise to MGKSLITALFFGAVLLPSLSAQATQPDYAAIRTAIYNNQIEPGYAHFAERAHVLEYETTVHCKNIHEAPDMLAIRTAFHDAMDAWQAVQHFRHGAVAMDDRHARLQFWPDKRGVTERHLRKLLAEPASPGLAQGIAGASVALQGFPALERLLFDDAPLSQHLVGGEKAVRCRVAEAITHNIAGIAAVLKAESGGTDGDAKIDIANTVNDLVTALEFIQSVKLKQPAGTKRPRPLQLENWLSGRSLKNVEVNIRALRELYKLLYADAPDDDPQHKLILDQFDEAEDAIRAMGENGKVLLSEELGPVRFRALAGTLASLRELIAESLPETLQVNLGFNNLDGD
- a CDS encoding DUF1513 domain-containing protein, whose protein sequence is MSKSTLSPPVSRRTFTASMLALGFGAFLPRTVRAAANSGFLATGYDKLRAQHMVSRIGPDFVIRWDLPLPGRGHGSTVRPHSNEGLVVARRPGRFAIVFDIDEGRERHRLSPAAGRHFYGHGIYSPDGKTLWMTENNFDNGQGVIGVYDAANGYVRTGEFPSGGIGPHQLLLTPGGRTLAVANGGILTHPDNGREKLNIDTMRPSLAYIDARNGTISNQIFFSKDRLQKLSIRHIALTADGSVCVGCQDQLSDGRKLPLVYLHNGQDSRLAALPMPQNILSRFNGYCGSVVFDTPGRTLAVSSPRGGLVGFWRLPDGKWQGHVELADGCALAPSAGGMVVSSGNGTIETLSTAFLPINAERHAFRRWDNHMTPIAG
- a CDS encoding SMP-30/gluconolactonase/LRE family protein; amino-acid sequence: MSVTEIRAEVFSAMPEEHRVFGQPSDWVNANKPGADVPSFLEGPSFDRGGNLWCVDIPWGRIFRVTPSGEWSVGADYGGWPNGLRVMPDGTIQIADYKRGIIILDPKTGDVRDRFGSNRSEGFKGCNDLFFGADGTLYFTDQGTTGLHDPSGRVYRVRPDGNEVLERLISNGPSPNGLVTGLEDKVLYVAMTRAAAVWRVPLYPEGPNKVGLFARLPAGVIGPDGMALDERGNLYVCHASRGRIYAFDEHGEDILTVDCRHIGRTTTNLAFGGVNNDELFITVSDAGVIARAKMPVPGRRMYSHTG